The Bacteroidota bacterium nucleotide sequence GGGAGCGCTGTTAATTCTTCCATCGTCAACGGAATTTTTTTGTCGTCTTTTACTTTTTGTGCGATCTGCAATAACCATTTTGTTTTATTTCCGAAGTTGCGCACTTTGCTGATGAAGGGAAACAAAGCGCTCTCATCAGCGCGCGCGAGTGAAGCCATATCCGGAAACGCCTTGAACAAAGGAGGAGCAACCTGGTTGATATGTTTATCGGAATCCTGCGCCGATAAAACAACCATCACCACCAACTGGTAAAGATTTTTATATTCGAGAGGATGTGCTTTCCCTTTGTATTTTTTCAGCAAAGGTTTCATCGTATTGTTCCAATCGGTTTTTGGCATTGGATTTTATTTTAAAAAATTATTGCAGACGCAAGTTATTACATCAAATCGTAAATTGT carries:
- a CDS encoding endonuclease III, with translation MPKTDWNNTMKPLLKKYKGKAHPLEYKNLYQLVVMVVLSAQDSDKHINQVAPPLFKAFPDMASLARADESALFPFISKVRNFGNKTKWLLQIAQKVKDDKKIPLTMEELTALPGIGRKSANVIMRESGVKAEGIIVDLHVLRVAPRIGIASGTDPKKIEKQIMDVIPEKDWGEIGMAISFLGRETCRPTNPNCGECVVNKCCAYYKANG